A genomic segment from Bacillus cereus G9842 encodes:
- a CDS encoding nucleotidyltransferase domain-containing protein: MKPIEAAQNIITSQFPNCDVALLGGSVARGEATKTSDLDIVIVDQSLTSCYRESFYSNGWPVEVFVHNFETYKTFFKMDCDRGRPSLPQLVSEGIALKGEKEIVEKLKKEANGLLHKGPDKWTEETIKQKRYFITDTLDDFIGATKREEELFIANLLADLVHEYVLRVNGRWLGSSKWFIRVLRRYDEQYANKFVAAFDHFYKTGEKNECTICSIKRIDIR, from the coding sequence ATGAAACCAATTGAAGCAGCACAAAACATAATTACATCACAATTTCCGAATTGTGATGTAGCTTTACTCGGCGGAAGCGTTGCACGAGGAGAAGCGACGAAAACATCTGACCTTGATATTGTAATAGTCGATCAAAGTTTAACTTCTTGTTATAGAGAATCTTTCTATAGTAATGGATGGCCTGTTGAGGTGTTTGTTCATAATTTTGAAACATATAAAACCTTTTTCAAAATGGATTGTGATCGAGGGAGACCGTCGTTACCACAATTAGTTTCAGAAGGGATTGCATTAAAAGGGGAAAAGGAAATTGTTGAGAAATTAAAAAAAGAAGCGAATGGTTTACTACATAAAGGACCAGATAAATGGACGGAAGAAACGATTAAGCAGAAGCGATATTTTATTACGGATACTTTAGATGACTTTATTGGTGCAACGAAAAGAGAAGAAGAATTGTTTATCGCTAATCTATTAGCGGATTTAGTACATGAATATGTATTAAGAGTAAATGGTAGGTGGCTTGGGAGTTCAAAATGGTTCATTAGAGTGCTAAGAAGGTATGATGAGCAATATGCAAACAAATTTGTAGCCGCTTTTGATCATTTTTATAAAACGGGAGAGAAAAATGAATGTACCATATGTTCAATTAAGAGAATTGACATTAGATGA
- a CDS encoding DNA alkylation repair protein — MFLEEVMQQLEKYGTEQNRKTYKNHGAKEPLFGVSFANLKLLKKKLKKDHDLAVELWETKNMDAMTLATYILDPKKITTEQLNSWVQDVDYYCLMDVLMTSICTSPIAIERMEEWTKFNDEWIGRAGWSLLANIAIKNKALHDDFFSPYLEEIKENIHNEKNRKKEAMNSALIAIGIRNEDLERQTIEIAREIGKVEVDHGATSCKTPDAESYIKKARERAEKKKVK, encoded by the coding sequence ATGTTTCTTGAGGAAGTAATGCAGCAACTAGAGAAATATGGAACAGAACAAAATCGTAAAACGTATAAAAACCACGGAGCGAAAGAGCCACTATTCGGAGTTAGTTTTGCGAATTTAAAATTGTTAAAAAAGAAGCTAAAAAAAGATCATGATTTAGCAGTTGAATTGTGGGAAACAAAAAATATGGACGCAATGACATTAGCAACTTATATTTTAGATCCGAAGAAAATAACGACAGAACAGCTTAATAGTTGGGTTCAGGATGTTGATTATTACTGTTTAATGGATGTTCTTATGACATCTATATGTACTTCGCCAATTGCAATAGAAAGAATGGAAGAGTGGACAAAGTTTAATGATGAATGGATTGGAAGAGCTGGCTGGTCTTTATTAGCAAATATAGCGATTAAAAATAAAGCGTTACATGATGATTTCTTCTCTCCGTACTTAGAAGAGATTAAAGAAAATATACATAATGAAAAAAATAGAAAAAAAGAAGCGATGAATAGTGCTTTAATCGCAATAGGAATTCGTAATGAAGACTTAGAGCGACAAACGATTGAAATTGCGCGTGAAATTGGAAAAGTAGAGGTTGATCACGGTGCGACATCATGTAAAACACCAGATGCAGAAAGCTATATAAAAAAAGCGAGAGAAAGAGCTGAAAAAAAGAAAGTGAAATAA
- a CDS encoding PLP-dependent cysteine synthase family protein, producing the protein MIVKHFKEFSKHVGNTPLMKLECEETKNLSIYAKCEWHNPTGSIKDRAALGMINKYLQEADKKQNILEYSGGSLARSIGCICNCLGIECTLVLSSATGQSLLNKLKYYGANVILVDKCKGFYAVIEKAIEISKQNPELYFLFQHYNNANIVSHIEGTGREIIAQMIGKPIHAWVASAGTGGTLMGGYTAIKNYTKNVELHLVMPAELPYASEQPPNDLKKYAGSGGFGLGRKQRFIEQEENLIEKQWTYSYEDTLYEMARFYKDTGIKIGTSAAANLLAAKQIGKEKGANFNVVTVFPDAGSIEEWSDVKKLVEK; encoded by the coding sequence ATGATAGTAAAACATTTTAAAGAGTTTTCTAAACATGTTGGAAATACACCTCTCATGAAATTAGAATGCGAAGAAACGAAGAACCTTTCTATCTATGCTAAATGTGAATGGCATAATCCTACAGGATCAATTAAGGATAGGGCCGCACTTGGAATGATTAATAAATATTTACAAGAAGCGGACAAAAAACAAAATATTTTAGAGTATAGTGGTGGAAGCTTAGCGAGGTCAATTGGGTGTATTTGTAATTGTTTAGGGATTGAATGCACGTTAGTGTTAAGTTCTGCAACTGGTCAATCTCTATTAAATAAACTCAAATATTATGGTGCTAACGTAATCTTAGTTGATAAATGTAAGGGGTTTTACGCAGTAATTGAGAAGGCAATAGAGATTAGCAAACAAAATCCAGAATTATACTTTTTATTCCAACATTATAATAATGCAAATATAGTAAGTCATATTGAAGGTACAGGACGAGAAATTATTGCACAAATGATTGGAAAACCAATACATGCATGGGTAGCATCTGCTGGTACTGGTGGAACTCTAATGGGAGGCTATACAGCAATAAAGAATTATACAAAAAATGTTGAACTACATTTAGTAATGCCTGCTGAATTGCCTTATGCTTCGGAACAACCACCAAATGATTTAAAGAAATATGCTGGATCAGGTGGGTTCGGCTTAGGAAGGAAACAACGTTTCATAGAACAGGAAGAAAATTTGATAGAAAAACAATGGACTTATTCATATGAAGATACCCTGTATGAAATGGCACGTTTTTACAAAGATACTGGTATAAAAATAGGAACTTCTGCGGCAGCGAATTTATTAGCTGCTAAACAAATTGGGAAAGAAAAAGGTGCGAATTTTAATGTAGTTACAGTTTTTCCGGACGCAGGGTCAATAGAAGAGTGGTCAGATGTAAAAAAATTAGTTGAAAAATAG
- a CDS encoding VOC family protein, translating into MKNWVQFRIARPTDRFEEVISFYETGLGLKRIGEFHNHEGYDGVMFGLPDEEYHLEFTTHVNGSPCPAPTKDNLLVFYMPNKGEIEKIVNRLSNMGYHEVEPENPYWIEKGTTIEDPDGWRIVLMNASE; encoded by the coding sequence ATGAAGAATTGGGTTCAATTTAGAATTGCAAGACCAACAGATAGATTTGAAGAAGTGATAAGTTTTTATGAAACAGGATTAGGATTAAAACGTATAGGGGAATTTCACAATCATGAAGGATATGACGGGGTTATGTTTGGTTTACCAGATGAAGAATATCATTTGGAGTTTACTACACATGTTAATGGAAGTCCATGTCCGGCACCGACAAAAGATAATTTACTAGTTTTTTATATGCCTAATAAAGGTGAAATTGAAAAGATAGTGAATCGATTAAGTAATATGGGCTATCATGAGGTGGAACCAGAAAACCCGTATTGGATAGAGAAAGGAACCACAATAGAGGATCCAGATGGTTGGAGAATTGTGCTTATGAATGCATCTGAATAA
- a CDS encoding peptidoglycan-N-acetylglucosamine deacetylase, translating into MHNGIRMTTLVKRAMLVCAGVLFTYEAALGSVHTALASTEDEAKSVQLVSEIQTSLAPKEAPKHYNGQVRKVAYLTFDDGPGKYTAELLDMLKKENAKATFFLIGSNVKAFPDLVKREDAEGHYVGMHSMTHNYKKLYTEGHYVDEMKEDQGLIAGVLGKSPVLTRPSYGSMPGLNEALRNKVVENGLKVWDWTIDSLDWKYNKMQVDAASAKIVENVLHGATNPTEVILMHDIHPQSVKAVPGIIKGLKEKGYELEAYNENEHFPLNFWHDNRM; encoded by the coding sequence ATGCACAATGGAATTCGAATGACAACTTTGGTAAAAAGGGCTATGTTGGTTTGTGCGGGGGTATTATTTACATACGAAGCCGCTTTAGGATCAGTACATACTGCTTTAGCTAGTACAGAGGATGAAGCAAAATCTGTTCAACTTGTAAGTGAGATTCAAACATCTCTTGCTCCGAAAGAGGCTCCAAAGCATTATAACGGACAAGTTAGAAAAGTCGCTTACTTAACATTTGATGACGGTCCCGGAAAATACACAGCTGAGCTTTTAGATATGTTAAAGAAAGAAAATGCAAAAGCAACATTCTTCCTAATTGGTTCAAACGTAAAAGCTTTCCCTGATCTTGTAAAACGCGAAGATGCTGAAGGCCACTACGTTGGGATGCACAGTATGACTCATAACTACAAGAAACTTTACACTGAAGGTCATTATGTAGATGAAATGAAGGAAGATCAAGGCTTAATCGCTGGTGTTTTAGGTAAATCACCAGTATTAACTCGCCCATCTTACGGATCAATGCCAGGATTAAACGAAGCTCTTCGCAACAAAGTTGTAGAAAATGGCTTAAAGGTTTGGGATTGGACAATTGATTCTTTAGACTGGAAATATAACAAAATGCAAGTTGATGCTGCATCTGCTAAAATTGTAGAGAACGTACTACATGGTGCTACAAATCCAACAGAAGTTATCCTTATGCATGATATTCATCCACAATCGGTAAAAGCAGTACCTGGAATTATTAAAGGACTGAAAGAAAAAGGATATGAATTAGAAGCATATAATGAGAACGAACACTTCCCATTAAACTTCTGGCATGATAATCGTATGTAA
- a CDS encoding WapI family immunity protein — protein sequence MNFQNKKIVLHLEVVKYQFKDAKEECDRNWLIVKAKLSEGNKVFETMDPFLQTFDLQRMKKWFQSLPNPTYTELDFIEPNIAFELMGENEDEFQIVVRLSQELTPSWCKEEEYEFSISITQEDREKIILFIEEQQRNFPKR from the coding sequence ATGAATTTTCAAAATAAAAAAATAGTATTACATTTAGAGGTGGTGAAATACCAATTTAAAGATGCAAAAGAGGAGTGTGATAGAAATTGGCTAATAGTAAAAGCGAAACTGTCAGAAGGAAATAAAGTTTTTGAAACGATGGATCCTTTTCTACAAACGTTCGACTTACAGCGTATGAAAAAATGGTTTCAATCATTACCGAATCCTACATATACCGAACTAGATTTCATAGAGCCTAATATAGCGTTTGAATTAATGGGGGAAAATGAAGATGAGTTTCAAATTGTAGTCCGATTATCTCAGGAACTTACCCCTTCATGGTGTAAGGAAGAGGAGTACGAATTTTCTATAAGTATTACACAAGAGGACAGAGAAAAGATTATTCTTTTTATTGAAGAGCAACAAAGAAATTTCCCAAAACGATAA
- a CDS encoding TerC family protein: MDFLSPEYLSALLAIIVIDLVLAGDNAIVIGLAARRLPKDQQKKVIIWGTVGAIAIRALATLVVVWLLKIPGLLLIGGVLLIWIAYKLIAEGKDHDIKAEEGFWSAIKTIIIADALMGIDNVLAVAGAAHGNFSLVIIGLLVSIPVVVWGSTLILKWVDRFPVIITIGAAVLAYTAAKMIVDEKWFAGFFESNPFIKWAFIIMIIVGVVFFGKAKQKATASSV; the protein is encoded by the coding sequence ATGGATTTTCTTTCACCTGAATATTTGTCTGCCTTATTAGCAATTATCGTAATCGATTTAGTGTTAGCCGGAGATAACGCCATTGTAATTGGATTAGCAGCAAGACGATTACCGAAAGATCAACAAAAGAAAGTTATCATTTGGGGAACCGTTGGAGCAATTGCTATAAGAGCTCTTGCTACTTTAGTTGTCGTTTGGTTATTAAAAATACCAGGATTACTTTTAATTGGTGGTGTACTTCTTATATGGATTGCTTACAAATTAATTGCTGAAGGCAAAGACCATGATATTAAGGCAGAAGAAGGATTTTGGTCTGCTATTAAAACCATTATCATTGCTGATGCGTTAATGGGTATTGATAATGTACTCGCTGTTGCAGGAGCTGCGCATGGTAACTTTTCTTTAGTAATCATCGGGCTATTAGTTTCTATTCCTGTAGTCGTATGGGGCAGTACATTGATTTTAAAATGGGTAGATCGTTTTCCTGTCATCATTACGATTGGAGCAGCGGTTTTAGCTTATACTGCTGCAAAAATGATTGTAGATGAGAAATGGTTCGCTGGATTTTTCGAAAGTAACCCTTTCATTAAATGGGCATTTATCATTATGATCATTGTTGGTGTAGTGTTCTTCGGAAAAGCAAAACAAAAAGCAACAGCTAGTTCTGTCTAA
- a CDS encoding LTA synthase family protein has protein sequence MKQFLLKSKSVLSNHFGFFLFAVILLWLKTYAAYVTEFNLGISNTIQKFLLFFNPLSSAVLFLGLALFAKGKRSYIWLIVINLLLSILLYANVVYYRFFSDFITFPTLTQTNNFGDLGGSILALLHLYDPLYFLDTIILIVLVATKFANPKPIRVAKHKVSLVFVAGILLFSVNLGLAESDRPELLTRTFDRNYIVKYLGAYNYTIYDGIQSAKASTERALADGDNMTEVRNYLTSTYASPNPEYFGKGKGMNVIYIHLESFQNFLIDYKLNGQEVTPFLNSFTKDANTLYFDNFFHQTGQGKTSDAEFMLENSMFGLPQGSVFTTKSHNTYQSAPAILGQQGYTSAVFHGNYKTFWNRDDIYKSFGFNKFFDASYYDMNEKDVVNYGLKDKPFFNESIPLLQTLKQPFYTKFITLSNHFPYPIDKAEATIEPATTGDSSVDTYFQTARYLDESVKGFIDYLKQSGLYDNSIIVMYGDHYGISDNHNAAMSKVMGKEMNSFENAQLQRVPLIVRVPGVKGGVQHQYGGEIDVLPTLLHLLGTDTKNYVQFGSDLLSPEHKQVVAFRNGNYVSPTVTALNGKYYDTTTGKPVEFTDEIKKNEQMVQNSLKYSDQVVNGDLLRFYTPEGFTPVDRSKYNYNNRDKNKTKVKTTPEGEAK, from the coding sequence ATGAAACAGTTCTTATTAAAGAGCAAAAGTGTGTTAAGCAATCATTTTGGATTCTTTCTGTTTGCCGTTATTTTATTGTGGCTCAAAACGTATGCAGCCTATGTAACGGAATTTAATTTAGGAATTTCAAACACAATCCAAAAATTCTTGCTGTTTTTTAACCCGCTTAGTTCAGCAGTTCTATTTTTAGGACTTGCATTATTTGCAAAAGGGAAGCGATCTTATATTTGGTTAATTGTTATCAACTTGTTATTGTCGATTCTTTTATATGCAAACGTAGTTTACTATCGCTTTTTCAGTGACTTTATTACGTTCCCAACATTAACACAAACGAATAACTTTGGAGATTTAGGTGGTAGTATTCTTGCGTTGCTACATCTTTATGATCCACTATACTTCTTAGACACGATTATATTAATTGTGTTAGTTGCAACAAAATTTGCAAATCCAAAACCAATTCGTGTTGCGAAGCATAAAGTATCTCTAGTATTTGTAGCAGGTATTTTATTATTCAGTGTTAATTTAGGTCTTGCAGAGTCTGACCGTCCGGAATTATTAACAAGAACGTTTGACCGTAATTATATTGTGAAATATTTAGGGGCATACAACTACACAATTTATGATGGAATTCAAAGTGCGAAAGCATCGACAGAACGAGCATTAGCTGATGGCGATAATATGACAGAAGTACGAAATTATTTAACATCAACTTATGCAAGTCCAAATCCTGAGTATTTCGGTAAAGGAAAGGGAATGAACGTAATTTATATTCATTTAGAGTCATTCCAAAACTTCTTAATTGATTACAAATTAAATGGTCAAGAAGTTACACCGTTCTTAAACTCATTTACAAAAGATGCGAATACGCTATACTTTGATAACTTCTTCCATCAAACAGGACAAGGGAAAACATCTGATGCGGAGTTTATGTTAGAGAATTCAATGTTTGGTTTACCGCAAGGTTCTGTCTTTACAACGAAATCTCATAATACGTATCAATCAGCACCAGCTATTTTAGGACAACAAGGATACACATCAGCAGTATTCCATGGTAACTACAAAACATTCTGGAACCGTGACGATATTTATAAATCATTTGGTTTTAATAAATTCTTTGATGCGTCATACTACGATATGAATGAAAAAGACGTAGTAAACTACGGATTAAAAGATAAACCGTTCTTTAATGAATCTATTCCGTTATTACAAACGTTGAAACAACCGTTCTATACGAAGTTTATTACGTTATCGAACCATTTCCCTTATCCAATTGATAAGGCAGAAGCAACGATTGAACCAGCAACAACAGGTGATTCATCAGTAGATACGTACTTCCAAACAGCACGCTATTTAGATGAATCTGTAAAAGGCTTCATCGATTACTTGAAACAATCTGGTTTATATGATAACTCAATTATCGTTATGTACGGAGACCATTACGGTATTTCAGATAATCATAACGCAGCAATGTCAAAAGTAATGGGTAAAGAAATGAACTCATTTGAAAATGCACAGTTACAACGTGTGCCTTTAATCGTTCGTGTACCAGGAGTGAAAGGTGGCGTACAACATCAATATGGCGGTGAAATTGACGTTCTTCCTACGTTATTACACTTACTAGGTACAGATACGAAAAACTATGTTCAATTCGGTTCAGATTTATTATCACCAGAGCATAAACAAGTCGTTGCGTTCCGTAACGGTAACTACGTAAGCCCAACTGTTACTGCACTAAACGGCAAATACTATGATACAACAACTGGAAAACCTGTAGAATTTACAGATGAAATAAAGAAAAATGAACAAATGGTTCAAAACTCACTAAAATACTCTGACCAAGTCGTAAATGGTGACTTATTACGATTCTACACACCGGAAGGATTCACTCCAGTAGATCGTTCGAAGTATAACTATAACAATCGTGATAAAAACAAAACGAAGGTAAAAACGACTCCGGAAGGGGAAGCTAAATAA
- a CDS encoding ABC-F family ATP-binding cassette domain-containing protein: protein MITVSNVSLRFADRKLFEDVNIKFTPGNCYGLIGANGAGKSTFLKILSGEIEPSTGDIHITPGERLAVLKQNHFEYEEFPVLETVIMGHTQLYKVMQEKNAIYMKEDFSDEDGMRAAELEGEFAELNGWEAESEAAILLKGLGIGEDLHDKKLSELTGAEKVKVLLAQALFGKPDILLLDEPTNHLDLKAIQWLENFLMNFENTVIVVSHDRHFLNKVCTHMADLDFGKIQLYVGNYDFWYESSQLALKLTQDANKKKEEKVKELQNFIARFSSNASKAKQATSRKKLLDKITLDDIRPSSRRYPFVGFTPEREIGNDLLTVEGLSKTIDGEKVLDNVYFTLNKGDKVAFIGRNDIAMTTLFKILMGEMEPDSGSFKWGVTTSQSYFPRDNSKYFENSDYNLVDWLRQFSPQDESESFLRGFLGRMLFSGEEVKKNVSVLSGGEKVRCMLSKMMLSGANVITLDDPTNHLDLESITALNNGLIAFKGTMLFTSHDHQFVQTIANRIIEVTPNGVIDKEATYDEYLENEELQKQVDAMYKGQ from the coding sequence ATGATTACAGTAAGTAACGTTAGTTTGCGTTTCGCGGATCGCAAATTATTTGAAGATGTTAACATAAAATTCACGCCAGGTAACTGCTACGGTTTAATCGGAGCAAACGGTGCTGGTAAATCAACATTTCTAAAGATTTTATCTGGAGAAATTGAACCATCAACAGGTGATATACATATTACGCCAGGTGAGCGTCTAGCAGTATTAAAACAGAACCACTTCGAATATGAAGAGTTCCCAGTATTAGAAACAGTAATTATGGGTCACACGCAACTTTACAAAGTAATGCAAGAGAAAAATGCTATTTACATGAAAGAAGACTTTAGTGATGAAGATGGAATGCGTGCTGCAGAACTTGAAGGTGAGTTCGCTGAGCTTAACGGTTGGGAAGCTGAGTCAGAAGCTGCAATCCTTCTAAAAGGTCTTGGTATTGGTGAAGATCTTCATGACAAAAAATTATCAGAATTGACTGGTGCAGAGAAAGTAAAAGTATTACTTGCTCAAGCATTATTCGGTAAACCTGATATTCTATTACTAGATGAGCCTACCAACCACTTGGACTTAAAAGCGATTCAATGGTTAGAAAACTTCTTAATGAACTTTGAAAATACAGTAATCGTTGTATCCCATGACCGTCACTTCTTAAATAAAGTATGTACGCACATGGCTGATCTTGATTTCGGTAAAATTCAACTTTATGTTGGTAACTATGACTTCTGGTATGAGTCAAGCCAATTAGCTTTAAAATTAACACAAGATGCTAATAAGAAAAAAGAAGAGAAAGTAAAAGAGTTACAAAACTTCATTGCACGCTTTAGCTCAAACGCATCTAAAGCGAAACAAGCAACTTCTCGTAAAAAATTATTAGATAAAATTACATTAGATGATATTAGACCATCATCACGTCGTTACCCATTCGTTGGCTTCACACCTGAGCGTGAAATAGGAAATGACTTATTAACTGTTGAAGGCCTTTCTAAAACAATTGATGGCGAAAAAGTGTTAGATAATGTGTACTTCACTTTAAATAAAGGTGATAAAGTTGCATTTATCGGTCGTAACGATATCGCGATGACAACATTATTTAAAATCCTTATGGGTGAAATGGAGCCAGATAGCGGTTCATTCAAATGGGGTGTTACAACATCTCAATCTTACTTCCCAAGAGATAACTCTAAATACTTTGAGAACAGTGACTATAACTTAGTTGATTGGTTACGCCAATTCTCTCCACAAGATGAGTCAGAAAGCTTCTTACGTGGTTTCTTAGGCCGTATGTTATTCTCAGGTGAAGAAGTTAAGAAGAACGTTTCTGTATTATCTGGAGGCGAAAAAGTTCGTTGTATGTTATCTAAAATGATGTTAAGTGGTGCGAACGTAATCACACTTGACGATCCAACGAACCACTTAGACCTTGAGTCTATCACTGCATTAAACAACGGTTTAATTGCTTTCAAAGGTACAATGTTATTCACATCTCATGACCATCAGTTCGTACAAACAATTGCAAACCGCATTATCGAAGTAACGCCAAACGGTGTAATCGATAAAGAAGCAACTTACGATGAGTACTTAGAAAATGAAGAACTTCAAAAACAAGTAGATGCAATGTACAAAGGTCAATAA